Sequence from the Janthinobacterium lividum genome:
GATGGCGCCCACCGACAGGGCCGTCACATAGTAACGCCCGCCCGTCCAGCCCATGATCAGGAAGATCAGACAGGTGAACAGCAAGGTGGCCACGGCCATGCCGGAGATCGGGTTCGACGACGAGCCGATTTCGCCCGTCAGGCGCGACGACACGGTGGCGAACAGGAAGCCGAAGACGAGGATCAGCAGCGCGCCGAGGAAATTCATGTGCAGCGGCGTGGCGAAAGTGATCACGGCGATGATGGACAAGCAGCCGATGATGACCCATTTCAGGGGGATATCCTGGTCCGTGCGCAAGGTGGAATTGGTCTTGACGCCCTTGCCGATGCCCTTCAGGCCGGCCGACAGGCTGCGCCAGATCATGGGCATGGCGCGCACCAGCGAAATCAGGCCGCCGGCGGCCACGGCGCCCGCGCCGATGTACAGCACGTAGGCGCTGCGCACGTCGTCCGCGCCCATTTCGCTGATCAACTTGGTGCCTGGCGAGAGCACGGTGGTCAGGCTGTCGCCGAAGAACTTGATCATCGGGATCAGGAGCAGGTACGACAGCACGCCGCCGGCCGCCATGGTGGCGGCGATGCGCGGGCCGATGATGTAGCCCACGCCCAGCAATTCGGGGGAAATCTCGGCGCCGATGGAGCCGCCCTTCAGCGGCGCGGCAAATTCCACGCCCGGCGTATCCCGCCAGCCCTTGAACGAGATATTGAACACCTTGTACAGCAAGCCGACGGCAAAACCGCCGAAGATGATCTTGGCGCGGCGCTTGGCGTCCAGCGCAGCAGCCGAATCCTTCTCGATGCTTTCGCCGGCGGCGATGCGCGATTCTTCCGTGGCGGCCGCCTTCAGCACCTCGGCGCACGCCGTGCCTTCGGGGAATTTGAGTTCCTTGTGCTGGTCGACGATCATGGTGCGGCGCATGGGGATCATCATCAGGATGCCCAGCAGGCCGCCGAGGATACCGACCAGCATGACGCGCGAGATTTCCAGGTCGAAGCCGAGGATCAGGATGGCGGGCATGGTCACGCCCAGGCCGAAGGCCAGCGATTCGCCGGCAGAACCGGCCGTTTGCGTGATGCTGTTTTCCAGGATCGACGAATCCTTGCCGCCCACCTTCTTGGCCAGGCCGAACAGGGTGATGGCGATCACGGCGACGGGAATCGAGGCGCTGACGGTCAGGCCCACTTTCAGCACCAGGTACAGCGAGGAGGCGCCAAAGACCATCCCCAGGATGACGCCCATGAACAGCGCTCGGAAGGTCATCTCGGGCAGCTTCGCATCGGCCGGGATGTAGGGCTTCACGACGCTCGGTGTTGCATCTTTTGCCATGGATATTTCCTTAATTTTTAAAAATAAACAGCCCGGATCGACGTCCGGGCTATTTTCTTGAAGCCGAGACTATCGCACAGCCGCGTTTCGATGAAAAGGTTTTTTGCTCCCGGTCCCCGATGCCCGCCCGCCGCCCTGCCCGCACGGGAAGCGCCGGCGCATTGGTCTATAATCGCTGCCACCGTGCCTTGCACGCTCACGTGAGACTGCCTTGACTGCCAAACGAACCGGATTCCCCTGGCCTTCCCGCCGCGCCACCGTGCGCGGCTTCATCATCGCCGGCTGCGCCGCGCTGGCCGCAGCCGTGCTGCTGGCCGCCTGGCTGTTCCTGTACGTGCGCCCCCGCCTGCCCGAACTGGACGTCATCACGGACTACCAGCCGAAGATACCGCTGCGCGTGTACACGGCCGACAATGTGCTGATCGGCGAATTCGGCGAGGAACACCGCGACTTCGTGCCGATCGCGCAAGTGCCGGAAATGATGAAAAAGGCCCTGCTGGCCATCGAGGATGGCCGCTTCTACGAACACCACGGCATCGACTTCGTGCGCGCCGGCGGCGCCGTGCTGTCGAACCTGCGCCACGGCTTCGGCCACGGCGGCGGCTCCACCATCACCATGCAGGTGGCGCGCAACTTCTTCCTGACGCGTGAAAAAGTCGCCTCGCGCAAGCTCAATGAAATCATGCTGGCCCTGAAAATCGAGGCTGCCCTGTCGAAAGACCAGATTCTCGAGCTGTACATGAACCAGATGTACCTGGGCCAGCGCTCGTTCGGCTTCGGCAGCGCGGCGCAGACGTATTTCGGCAAGCCCCTGTCCGAACTGTCGATCGCGGAAATGGCCATGCTGGCCGGCTTGCCGCAAAACCCCTCGCGCCACAACCCGATCAGCAATCCGAAAAAGGCGCACGCACGCCAGCAGCTGGTATTGAAACGCATGCGCGAACTCGATTACATCAGCGAAGGCCAGTACCGGCAGGCGCTGGCCCAGCCGCTGCATATCAATACCCGCGGCAAGCAGGGTTTCGACACGCACGCCGAATACGTGGCCGAACTGGCGCGCCAGGCCGTGTATGCCCAATACAAGGAAGACAGCTACACCAAGGGCATCAGCGTCTACACGACGATATTGAAAGCCGACCAGGACGCGGCCTACGCCTCGACGCGCCGCAACGTCATCGCCTACGACCAGCGCCACGGCTACCGCGGCCCGGAAACCTTCATCGACATGCCGGCCGACCCCGAGCAGCGCGACGACGCCATCGACGCGGCGCTGCAAAAACGCCCGGACAGCGATGGCCTGATCGCCGCCGTCGTCACGGAAGTGGTGAACGGCAAAGTGATCGCCGACACGGGCGATGGCGACGCCAAGGCCATCACGGGCGACGGCTTGCGCTTTGCCGCCCCGGCGCTGTCCGCCAAGGCGAGCGCCGGCATCAAACTGCGCCCGGGCGCCGTAATCCGCATCACCCAGGACGCCAAGGGCAACTGGGCCATCACGCAAGTGCCGCTGGTGGCCGCCGCCTTCGTCTCGCTGGACGCGGAGACAGGCGCCTACCACGCCATGGTGGGCGGCTTCGACTACAACCTGCAAAAATTCAACCACGTGACGCAGGCTTGGCGCCAGCCCGGTTCGGCCATGAAACCGTTTGTGTATTCGGCGGCGCTGGAAAAAGGCTTTTCGCCGGCCACCCTGATCAACGACGCGCCGCTGGAAATGCAGGCGGGCGGCAAGGTCTGGGCGCCGCAGAATGACGACTTCAAGTTCGACGGTCCCATCACCATGCGCTACGCGCTGGCGCAGTCGAAGAACGTGGCCTCGGTACGCATCCTGCGCGCGCTGGGCGTGTCGTACACGCACGACTTCATGGAAAAATTCGGCTTCGACCCGGCCCGCCAGCCCAGCAATCTGACCATGGCGCTGGGCACGGGTTCCGTCACGCCCGTGCAGATGGCGGGCGCCTACGCCCTGTTCGCCAATGGCGGCCACCAGGTGGAACCGTATTTGATCGACCGCATCGTCGACGCCAAGGGCGCGGTGCTGATGCAGACCAAGCCGCCCGCGCCGAACGACGACAAGACCCTGGCGCTGGACCCGCGCAACGCCTTCGTGATGGACAGCATGCTGCGCGAAGTGGCGCGCACCGGCACGGGCGCGGCGGCGACGAAAAAACTGGGACGCAGCGACATCGCCGGCAAGACGGGCACCACCAGCGACGCCGTCGACGGCTGGTTCGCCGGCTATGGCGGCGGCATCGTGGCCGTGGCGTGGATGGGCTATGACGAGCCCAAGTCCCTGGGCGGACGCGAATTCGGTTCGACCCTGGCCATGCCGATCTGGATCGACTACATGCGCACGGCCCTGTCGACGCGCCCGCAAATCACGCGCGCCGTGCCGGCGGGCCTGAGCCAGGTCGATGGCGAATGGCTGTACGACGAATTCATCGACATGAACGGCGTGAAAACGCTGGATATGGATGTGGAGACGCCAACGGATCCGGCGGCAGTGCCGGAGACGGTGCCGCCAGAAACCACGAACTGATGGTAAAGGGCAGTTCGCGTAGGTCGGGTTAGCCGGAACGGCGTAACCCGACATGAGCCGCCGTCCGCGCGTGTCGGATTACGCTGCGCCTCGGCGGCCCCGCTAATCCGACCTACCGGTCATGTTCAAATACCCGCGCACCGTACTGACCACGCTATCGGCGAAATCGTCGACATTGACCTTCGCCGCGCGGTATTTCCAGCGTTTCACGTACCAGTCCTGGAACAGTGCCAGGCAGTGCGCGGCCAGCAAGGTGGGATCGCCCTGCGGCTTCGGTTCGATTTCCCCGATGGTGGCGGCGATCAGGGTCTGCACATACAGTTCCGAATTCTTCGCCATGCTGCGCTGCTCCACCTGCAGCACGCGCGAATCCATGAAGACAAAATAAAACCACGGCTGCAGCACTTCGGACAGGTAGATCGACGAGCGTATCATCGCCTCCAGGCGGTCCAGCGGCGACTTCACGTCGGCAAACAACAAGGGCAAGGCTTGCGTGGCGTGGCGCACCACGTCCTCGATCATTTCAGCCAGTTGGTCCTTGCTGGTGATGTAGCCATACAGGCCGCCCATCGACAGTCCCGTCTCGCGGCACAGGTCACGCAAGCTCATGGCGCGGAAACCCACGTCATTGGCCAGGCGGAAGGTGGCGACGAAGATGCGTTCAAGATTTTCCAGCGCCGGCTTGCGGCGCTTGACGCCGATACGTTCCGCGTGGCGGTCAAGAATATATTCCCAGATGTTTTCGCCATTCAAAGGCGTCATCTGCTGAAACTGTTCAAAATTAAAATGGGTCGACAAGTGCATTCCCAAGTAACGGTGTAGGAGCGATATCCATGCCATGCCTGGACGCGGCATGGCAAGACGGCGGGACGGCTGATGCCGGGCCGATTATAGCTCAGGAAAACAACTATTTGACTTTTCAACTATGCAATGGGCATATAAGCAACGTCAAATTCCCACAGTTATTGCGCTGCATCATGCAATTCAAATGCAATTTAAATCCAGCAGTGCTACATTCAAAAAACCGAGCGCTCGCTATTTTTAATGCATCGAGAATGTACAGGAGCGCGCGGTTCATCGCTACAGCATCGACATTTCCACTCATTTCCACTATTAATAATACATAACGGAGACAAAATGAAGACTCGCTTTTGGCAACTGCTATCCACCCTTCTGCTTTCCCTCGCCATCCTGCCCGGCAGCGCCAGCGCCGCCGGCTACACGCAGACGAAGTACCCGATCGTGCTGGTGCACGGCCTGTTCGGCTTCGACAAGCTCGGTCCCGTCGAATATTTTTATGGCGTCCCCGCCGCCCTGCGCAGCGGCGGCGCGCAAGTGTATGTGACCACCGTGTCGGCCGCCAACAGCACGGAAGTGCGCGGCGAACAGCTGCTGTCGCAGGTGCGGCAAATCCTCGCCGCCACCGGCGCGGCCAAGGTTAATTTGATCGGCCATAGCCACGGCGGCCCCACGGCCCGCTATGTCGCCTCCGTGCGCCCCGATCTGGTGGCGTCCGTCACCAGCGTGGCCGGCGTCAACAAGGGCTCCAAGGTAGCCGATATCCTCAGCGGCGCCATTCCCAACACCAGCGGCGCGCTGGGCAACGCGCTCGCCTCCCTGATCGGCATTTTGTCGGGCAACAAGGGTTTGCCGCAAAACGCGGGCGCCTCGCTGGCGTCGCTGTCGACGGCCGGCTCGCTGGCTTTCAACAGCCGCCACCCGCAAGGCGTGCCCAGCTCCGCCTGCGGCGAAGGCGCCTACCAGGTGCAAGGCGTGCACTACTTTTCGTGGAGCGGCGCGCAACCGTACACGAATGTGCTCGACGTGGGCGACCCGCTGCTGGCCGCCATCAGCCTGGCCTTCGGCGGCGTCAAGAACGATGGCCTGGTCAGCAGCTGCTCCAGCCACCTGGGCAAGGTGATCCGCGACGACTACGCCATGAACCATCTCGATGAAGTCAACCAGTTCGTCGGCATCGTCAACCTGTTCGAGACGAACCCCGTCACGGTCTTCCGCCAGCAAGCCAACCGCCTGCAAGGCCTGGGACTGTAAGGGGCCTACGATGCGCACGAACGCGAAATGGATCATCGGCGGCAGCCTGGCGGCCCTGGCCCTGTATCTGGTGCTGCGCCCCGGGGAGCCGCCCGCCCCGCCGCCGGAAAAGGCGGAACCGGACCTGTTCGCGTTCGTGCGCTCGATGGAAGGCACGCGGCCCGACGGCAACGTGGCGGTGGCCGCCGGCGACAAGCTGGTGGTCGATGCGGAACTGGGCCACCTGTTCGACTACTACTTGGCGGGCCTCGGCGAAAAGCCGCTGGCCGCCATCCGCAGCCAGATCGAGGCGGAACTGGACCGGCGCCTGGCGCCCGTCCCCGCCCGCGAAGCCAAGCGCCTGCTGGGCGCGTACCTGGCCTACAAGCAGGCGCTGGCCGGCGCGGAACAGGCCTTGCCGGCGCAAGCCGATGCGGCCCTGGCGGCGCGCGCGCGCCTGCAAGCCATGCGCGCCTTGCGCGGCAACTATTTTACAGCCGAGGAAAGCGCCGGCCTGTTCGGCGCCAGCGACGCGTATGACGACGACGCCGTGGCGCGCATGGCCATACTCGGCGACGCCTCGCTCGACGAAGCACAGCGCCAGGCGCAACTGGCCGCGCTGGACCAGAAAATGTCGCCGGCCCAGCGCGCCGCGCGCGACGCGCCGCTGCAGGTGGCGCAGCTGGACGCCTCCGTCAAGACCTTGCGGGCACAGGGCGGCGGCGACAATGAAGTCTACCGCCTGCGCGCCAGCACGTTCACGCCGGCAGCGGCGGCGCGCCTGGCGGAACTGGACCGCGAGGAATCGCAGTGGCAGCAGCGCATCATCGCGTATCAGGCGGCCAAGGCACAACAGGCCGGCCTGCCCGGCGGCGCGCAGGATGCGGCAGCCCTGCAGCGGCTGCGCGACGCCAGTTTCTCGCCGGAGGAACAGCGCCGGCTGGGCGCCTACGAATAGCCATCAGGCCAGCTGCGCCAGCAAG
This genomic interval carries:
- a CDS encoding OPT family oligopeptide transporter → MAKDATPSVVKPYIPADAKLPEMTFRALFMGVILGMVFGASSLYLVLKVGLTVSASIPVAVIAITLFGLAKKVGGKDSSILENSITQTAGSAGESLAFGLGVTMPAILILGFDLEISRVMLVGILGGLLGILMMIPMRRTMIVDQHKELKFPEGTACAEVLKAAATEESRIAAGESIEKDSAAALDAKRRAKIIFGGFAVGLLYKVFNISFKGWRDTPGVEFAAPLKGGSIGAEISPELLGVGYIIGPRIAATMAAGGVLSYLLLIPMIKFFGDSLTTVLSPGTKLISEMGADDVRSAYVLYIGAGAVAAGGLISLVRAMPMIWRSLSAGLKGIGKGVKTNSTLRTDQDIPLKWVIIGCLSIIAVITFATPLHMNFLGALLILVFGFLFATVSSRLTGEIGSSSNPISGMAVATLLFTCLIFLIMGWTGGRYYVTALSVGAIVCIAASNAGTTSQDLKTGYLVGATPRLQQYAILAGALSSALILGPILLKLNEASTVYVPAAQVAPGLTVDASKLTVTGELHGPQAETDHNTYKVWQKTDTVGGPAGKYFVKEDGQLAYLVDPGINGHYSKRPDGSEVKKYDAPKAVLMSYIIKGILDQQLPWTLVLFGVMIAVVLEMAGIPSLAFSVGVYLPLSSTLPIFVGGLVRWLADRRNNKLEHNAKLNEEERQLAGDRSSGVLLASGYIAGGALAGIIIAITAGVLTHFDQMMADWAEHGNPFYAGLHSDALSLLPYAAIIVLLYIVAREKKAGSSQA
- a CDS encoding penicillin-binding protein 1A, producing the protein MTAKRTGFPWPSRRATVRGFIIAGCAALAAAVLLAAWLFLYVRPRLPELDVITDYQPKIPLRVYTADNVLIGEFGEEHRDFVPIAQVPEMMKKALLAIEDGRFYEHHGIDFVRAGGAVLSNLRHGFGHGGGSTITMQVARNFFLTREKVASRKLNEIMLALKIEAALSKDQILELYMNQMYLGQRSFGFGSAAQTYFGKPLSELSIAEMAMLAGLPQNPSRHNPISNPKKAHARQQLVLKRMRELDYISEGQYRQALAQPLHINTRGKQGFDTHAEYVAELARQAVYAQYKEDSYTKGISVYTTILKADQDAAYASTRRNVIAYDQRHGYRGPETFIDMPADPEQRDDAIDAALQKRPDSDGLIAAVVTEVVNGKVIADTGDGDAKAITGDGLRFAAPALSAKASAGIKLRPGAVIRITQDAKGNWAITQVPLVAAAFVSLDAETGAYHAMVGGFDYNLQKFNHVTQAWRQPGSAMKPFVYSAALEKGFSPATLINDAPLEMQAGGKVWAPQNDDFKFDGPITMRYALAQSKNVASVRILRALGVSYTHDFMEKFGFDPARQPSNLTMALGTGSVTPVQMAGAYALFANGGHQVEPYLIDRIVDAKGAVLMQTKPPAPNDDKTLALDPRNAFVMDSMLREVARTGTGAAATKKLGRSDIAGKTGTTSDAVDGWFAGYGGGIVAVAWMGYDEPKSLGGREFGSTLAMPIWIDYMRTALSTRPQITRAVPAGLSQVDGEWLYDEFIDMNGVKTLDMDVETPTDPAAVPETVPPETTN
- a CDS encoding TetR/AcrR family transcriptional regulator; the encoded protein is MTPLNGENIWEYILDRHAERIGVKRRKPALENLERIFVATFRLANDVGFRAMSLRDLCRETGLSMGGLYGYITSKDQLAEMIEDVVRHATQALPLLFADVKSPLDRLEAMIRSSIYLSEVLQPWFYFVFMDSRVLQVEQRSMAKNSELYVQTLIAATIGEIEPKPQGDPTLLAAHCLALFQDWYVKRWKYRAAKVNVDDFADSVVSTVRGYLNMTGRSD
- a CDS encoding lipase family alpha/beta hydrolase — encoded protein: MKTRFWQLLSTLLLSLAILPGSASAAGYTQTKYPIVLVHGLFGFDKLGPVEYFYGVPAALRSGGAQVYVTTVSAANSTEVRGEQLLSQVRQILAATGAAKVNLIGHSHGGPTARYVASVRPDLVASVTSVAGVNKGSKVADILSGAIPNTSGALGNALASLIGILSGNKGLPQNAGASLASLSTAGSLAFNSRHPQGVPSSACGEGAYQVQGVHYFSWSGAQPYTNVLDVGDPLLAAISLAFGGVKNDGLVSSCSSHLGKVIRDDYAMNHLDEVNQFVGIVNLFETNPVTVFRQQANRLQGLGL
- a CDS encoding lipase secretion chaperone, which encodes MRTNAKWIIGGSLAALALYLVLRPGEPPAPPPEKAEPDLFAFVRSMEGTRPDGNVAVAAGDKLVVDAELGHLFDYYLAGLGEKPLAAIRSQIEAELDRRLAPVPAREAKRLLGAYLAYKQALAGAEQALPAQADAALAARARLQAMRALRGNYFTAEESAGLFGASDAYDDDAVARMAILGDASLDEAQRQAQLAALDQKMSPAQRAARDAPLQVAQLDASVKTLRAQGGGDNEVYRLRASTFTPAAAARLAELDREESQWQQRIIAYQAAKAQQAGLPGGAQDAAALQRLRDASFSPEEQRRLGAYE